The following proteins come from a genomic window of Rutidosis leptorrhynchoides isolate AG116_Rl617_1_P2 chromosome 10, CSIRO_AGI_Rlap_v1, whole genome shotgun sequence:
- the LOC139871875 gene encoding peroxiredoxin Q, chloroplastic yields MATQSLSSSSSCLLPLSTCNISSSNVRNTNNNNNNNRLFLRSSQSNFHGLNLSLSVAPSSFIHKSNTNTNTCLIVAAKVNKGSVPPAFTLKDQDGKNVSLSKFKGKPLVVYFYPADETPGCTKQACAFRDSYEKFKKAGAQVVGISGDDAESHKAFAKKYRLPFTLLSDEGNKVRKEWGVPSDLFGTLPGRQTYVLDKSGVVQLIYNNQFQPEKHIDETLKLLQTL; encoded by the exons ATGGCAACTCAAAGTCTATCATCGTCATCTTCCTGTTTGTTGCCATTGTCTACCTGTAATATTAGCAGCAGTAATGTAcgtaataccaacaacaacaacaacaacaaccgcctgTTTCTCAGATCCTCTCAATCCAACTTCCATGGACTCAATCTATCTCTCTCCGTCGCCCCATCTTCTTTTATTCATAAAtccaacaccaacaccaacacctGTCTCATTGTAGCTGCTAAG GTAAACAAAGGGTCTGTGCCCCCAGCCTTTACACTTAAAGATCAAGACGGTAAGAATGTGTCTCTCTCAAAATTCAAAGGAAAACCTCTGGTCGTCTATTTCTACCCTGCTGATGAAACCCCTGGTTGCACCAAACag GCATGTGCATTCAGGGACTCGTATGAAAAATTCAAGAAAGCTGGAGCTCAGGTTGTTGGGATCAGCGGTGATGATGCAGAATCACACAAG GCATTTGCGAAAAAATACAGACTCCCATTTACATTACTGAGTGACGAAGGTAACAAAGTCAGAAAAGAGTGGGGAGTTCCTTCCGATCTTTTTGGCACGTTGCCTGGGCGGCAGACTTATGTTCTTGACAAGAGCGGAGTGGTTCAGCTTATCTATAATAACCAGTTCCAGCCTGAGAAGCACATTGATGAGACATTGAAGTTGCTTCAGACTCTTTGA